Proteins from one Anopheles nili chromosome 2, idAnoNiliSN_F5_01, whole genome shotgun sequence genomic window:
- the LOC128726907 gene encoding zinc finger protein 184-like translates to MDTQDLELAVSPEEMCRTCLAAVDKAQLKPIFCNEILDGRIVAFPSVLELTTGEKFVKNDKLPNNVCMECKGKLLDLYIFVGMVRKSSNLLYEIFSVEAPNSSKDTKFDTRHVEVQTEETNDSKDTLFNLHRAQTNDIETHSIGIQCEETFPMPVDTTEMSCQTDEQIQLTEQSQTNCELANDVDAINMAIMPTEENTNASLENDIVQVNSLEDGSLINDDDDEHGYEMILQAEETNGEAECFTLRPMKSDKKKLVLEISYGASKQQKLEEALSPGVKTEQIFCSYCNFTDSVEALEQHMQVHRETLELCIESIDYYRCSNCFTVSISQAHFEQHFNVSCKRVSFEEYVYHSDLHKHEAFYLNGMDICVPKLKTFKKIDNKYSCGSCVKFTSSCFDTMREHVQNHEANDDKAVDINLLWKNNHYDEVHVCGICQAQFPDATYIRQHLYFHQDSFFCIYECNVMFVSFLRMTRHFQRKHLQWPSCAKKSAVREGEHQCKQCGKILTNTDSLKNHLKNHFRPRKYVCTVCKKCFTQKSDLMIHCRIHTDERPYSCNLCSKKFRTTSHRRDHMFTHEVENKFECDICHKLFKAKRILAGHRRLHTGEKPHRCEICPKSFSRRQHLKLHQKTHDKPQSSNVKQIKRAG, encoded by the exons ATGGACACGCAGGATCTAGAATTAGCCGTATCTCCCGAAGAAATGTGTCGAACGTGTCTGGCGGCAGTCGATAAAGCCCAACTAAAACCAATATTTTGTAATGAAATCTTGGACGGCCGTATAGTAGCTTTCCCAAGTGTACTGGAATTGACGACTGGAGAAAAG TTTGTAAAAAACGACAAGCTACCAAATAACGTTTGCATGGAGTGCAAGGGGAAGCTACTAgatttgtacatttttgtCGGAATGGTCCGCAAATCTAGCAATTTGttgtatgaaatattttcagTCGAAGCACCCAATTCTTCTAAAGATACGAAGTTCGATACCAGGCACGTGGAAGTACAAACGGAAGAAACAAACGATTCCAAAGATACGTTGTTTAATCTCCATCGAGCACAAACAAATGATATCGAAACACATTCGATAGGAATACAGTGTGAAGAAACCTTTCCGATGCCGGTCGATACCACTGAAATGTCTTGCCAGACAGATGAGCAAATCCAATTGACCGAACAATCCCAAACAAACTGTGAACTTGCCAATGATGTTGATGCTATTAACATGGCGATAATGCCAACcgaggaaaacacaaatgcGTCTCTAGAAAACGATATTGTGCAGGTAAATTCCCTAGAAGATGGCTCACTCAtcaacgacgatgatgatgaacatGGGTACGAAATGATACTGCAAGCTGAGGAGACGAATGGCGAGGCGGAATGTTTCACTTTGCGTCCAATGAAGTCCGATAAAAAGAAGCTTGTTCTTGAGATTAGCTATGGAGCAAGCAAGCAGCAAAAGCTCGAAGAGGCTTTATCGCCTGGAGTAAAAACTGAACAAATATTTTGCAGTTATTGCAATTTTACCGATAGCGTGGAGGCTCTTGAGCAACATATGCAAGTGCATAGGGAAACGCTAGAACTTTGTATAGAATCGATCGACTACTATCGATGCTCCAATTGCTTTACTGTGTCAATTTCCCAAGCGCACTTTGAGCAGCACTTTAACGTTAGTTGTAAGCGCGTGTCATTTGAGGAGTATGTCTACCATTCAGATCTGCACAAACATGAAGCGTTCTATCTCAACGGGATGGACATTTGTGTTCCAAAGCTTAAGACGTtcaaaaaaatagataacaAGTACAGCTGCGGTAGTTGCGTGAAATTCACATCCAGCTGTTTCGATACTATGCGGGAGCACGTCCAAAACCACGAGGCAAACGATGATAAAGCAGTGGACATTAATCTGCTTTGGAAGAACAACCATTACGATGAGGTACACGTGTGTGGAATATGCCAAGCACAGTTTCCAGACGCAACGTACATAAGGCAGCACCTTTACTTTCATCAAGATTCGTTTTTCTGCATTTACGAATGCAATGTTATGTTTGTGAGCTTCTTGCGCATGACTCGTCACTTTCAGCGAAAACACTTGCAATGGCCAAGCTGCGCGAAGAAAAGTGCAGTGCGAGAAGGGGAACATCAGTGCAAACAATGTGGGAAAATCCTGACGAACACCGATTCCCTTAAAAATCATCTCAAAAATCATTTCCGTCCGCGCAAGTACGTTTGCACGGTAtgcaaaaaatgtttcaccCAGAAAAGCGACCTAATGATACACTGCCGTATTCACACGGATGAGCGGCCGTATTCTTGCAATTTGTGCAGCAAAAAGTTCCGCACCACCAGCCACCGACGTGACCACATGTTCACGCACGAGGTGGAGAATAAATTTGAGTGCGACATATGCCACAAGCTGTTTAAAGCGAAGCGCATCCTAGCCGGACATCGGAGATTACACACCGGGGAGAAACCGCACAGGTGCGAGATATGCCCGAAATCATTCTCACGGAGGCAACATCTCAAGTTGCACCAGAAAACGCATGATAAACCACAAAGCTCTAATGTGAAGCAAATTAAGAGAGCTGGGTAA